CGCTTGGCGACGACCCCTTCGTGAATCTCCCCGATACTTGGCGTGCTTCCCCACATGCCCGAAACGGAAAACTGAAACAGAAGTGATGCGTACAGCTGAACAACGACTCATGAGCCGACACTAGTACCATAAGGCACTTTATCGATCCGTTGCACAACCTTTACCTATTTTCACACTAGTCAAGGCGAGCAACATGACTTGCGATGCTTCACTTCCTGCACTTTTCTATAGGCACAAAAAGAATGTGATCCTCGCCACACCGAGGATCACATTCACGTAATTTGCAGGGACTTTAGAGTTAGGTCAAGTCCTAACGCTTGACGCAAAATGCGGTCGCCACCACAACGATTACGCCAAGAAGCGCGATCGTCCCAAGCACAATCCCCCACGAAGTGTGCTGTTGCATCGCTGACTCTGCAAAGACCTTCAAACCCTGGGCGTAATCAACTTGCGCCAACATTGCATCTTGCGCCCGCTCAATTTCCGACCGAGTGAGCGTTTCACTCACGGCGGCTCCGGTATGTGGCGTCCGTACAATTACCGTGTCGATTTCAGTCATGAGGCTAAGGTCCTGCGCCACATCCCTTACACCCGCCCCCGGCGGAGTTTCTTCGAGCACGACAACCCCGAATTGGGGCAATCCCTCACCCGATGCCTGTTCGAGTGCCTCCAACAGAGTCTCCTCTAGCTGCCAGTTGGCCGGATTGTCCGAACCAAAAGCAACTCCATCCTGCTGCAACTGATCGGCAAGAGGGGTGAGGTCGATGTCATACTGCGCCACGAAAACTCCTTCACAGGCAAGCTACCAATGCGGGTAGCCTTGAATTGTCGGCAATTCTAGTTTCAAGATTGCCTTGACCGGCAATGAACGAACTGAGTCCAGACTAGCCTGAATGGGGGTAGTTGCCGCGCAAGTTCACGGCTTCTTATCCAGATTAATACCAACAGAACAAGCGTACTGTTAATCTGGGACATTGACTGCAGTTACTGCCCTACAATTGGCGGATGACCGCTGTGCTTTTCTAAGCGCCCTACATTGGGTCAACACACAAAATTACGGATCACCACTTGAGAAACGGAGCTCCCTGTGACTGAAAGTAAGAACTCCTTCAACGCCAAGAAGACCCTCGAGGTCGGCGCAAAGTCCTACGACTACTTCGCACTTGATGCAGTCGAGGGCATGGAGAAGCTGCCATACTCGCTGAAGGTTCTCGGCGAAAACCTTCTGCGTACCGAAGACGGCAAGAACGTCACCGCAGACCACATCAACGCAATTGCTAACTGGGATCCAAAGGCTGAGCCTTCAATCGAGATCCAGTTCACTCCAGCCCGTGTCCTGATGCAGGACTTCACTGGCGTTCCTTGTGTTGTCGACCTTGCAACCATGCGCGAGGCAGTTTCCACCCTTGGTGGTAACCCAGATGACGTGAACCCGCTCGCTCCAGCTGAGATGGTCATCGACCACTCCGTCATCATCGAGGCATTCGGTTCCTCCGACGCGATGAACACGAACGTAGCCATCGAATACGAGCGCAACGAAGAGCGCTACCAGTTCCTGCGCTGGGGAGCAGAGAACTTCTCTAACTTCCGCGTGGTTCCTCCAGGAACCGGCATCGTCCACCAGGTCAACATTGAGTACCTGTCCCGCGTCGTCTTCGACAACGAGGGTCTTGCGTACCCTGATACCTGTATCGGTACCGACTCCCACACCACCATGGAAAACGGTCTCGGCATTCTTGGCTGGGGCGTTGGCGGCATCGAGGCTGAGGCAGCAATGCTCGGCCAGCCTGTCTCCATGCTGATCCCTCGCGTGGTGGGCTTCAAGCTCACCGGCGAAATCCCAGTCGGCGTTACCGCTACCGACGTCGTGCTGACCATCACCGACATGCTGCGCCAGCACGGTGTGGTTCAGAAGTTCGTAGAGTTCTACGGCAACGGCGTGAAGTCCATTCCACTGGCTAACCGCGCAACCATCGGCAACATGTCGCCTGAGTTCGGCTCCACCTGTGCGATGTTCCCTATCGACGAAGAGACCATCAACTACCTTCGTTTGACCGGCCGCGCAGAGGACGACATTGCTCGCGTCGAGGCATACGCTAAGGCCCAGGGTATGTGGCTCGAGCAGGATGCTCCAGAAGCCGAGTACTCCGAGTACCTTGAGCTGGACCTGTCCACCGTTGTTCCTTCCATCGCAGGTCCAAAGCGTCCACAGGACCGTATCCTGCTCTCCGAGTCGAAGAACACCTTCCGCGCGCAGTTGCCTGATTACAACACCGCCGGCAACGAGACCTCTGAGCCAGTTCGCGCAGAGAAGACCGAAACCGTCGAGTACAACGTCTCCTGGCCTGCAAACGGTGAGTCCGCAGCAGCTGGTGCCGAGGGCCGCGCGTCCAAGCCAGTCGTCATCGAGTCCCCACAGGGCGGCGAGTACACCCTCGATCACGGTGCAGTTGCAATTGCTGCGATCACCTCTTGCACCAACACCTCGAACCCATCTGTCATGGTCGGCGCTGCGCTTCTTGCACGCAAGGCTGCAGAGCGTGGTTTGAAGTCCAAGCCATGGGTCAAGACCATCATGGCTCCAGGCTCCCAGGTTGTCGACGGTTACTACAACCGTGCAGACCTCTGGAAGGACCTTGAGGCTGTCGGCTTCTACCTCACCGGATTCGGCTGTGCTTCCTGTATCGGTAACTCCGGCCCACTGCCAACCGAGGTATCCGAGGCAATCAACGAATACGACCTGACTGCAACCGCTGTTCTGTCCGGTAACCGTAACTTCGAGGGCCGCATCTCCCCTGACGTCAAGATGAACTACCTGGCGTCCCCACTGCTCGTAATTGCTTA
The Corynebacterium breve genome window above contains:
- a CDS encoding DUF6676 family protein; translated protein: MAQYDIDLTPLADQLQQDGVAFGSDNPANWQLEETLLEALEQASGEGLPQFGVVVLEETPPGAGVRDVAQDLSLMTEIDTVIVRTPHTGAAVSETLTRSEIERAQDAMLAQVDYAQGLKVFAESAMQQHTSWGIVLGTIALLGVIVVVATAFCVKR
- the acnA gene encoding aconitate hydratase AcnA, whose amino-acid sequence is MTESKNSFNAKKTLEVGAKSYDYFALDAVEGMEKLPYSLKVLGENLLRTEDGKNVTADHINAIANWDPKAEPSIEIQFTPARVLMQDFTGVPCVVDLATMREAVSTLGGNPDDVNPLAPAEMVIDHSVIIEAFGSSDAMNTNVAIEYERNEERYQFLRWGAENFSNFRVVPPGTGIVHQVNIEYLSRVVFDNEGLAYPDTCIGTDSHTTMENGLGILGWGVGGIEAEAAMLGQPVSMLIPRVVGFKLTGEIPVGVTATDVVLTITDMLRQHGVVQKFVEFYGNGVKSIPLANRATIGNMSPEFGSTCAMFPIDEETINYLRLTGRAEDDIARVEAYAKAQGMWLEQDAPEAEYSEYLELDLSTVVPSIAGPKRPQDRILLSESKNTFRAQLPDYNTAGNETSEPVRAEKTETVEYNVSWPANGESAAAGAEGRASKPVVIESPQGGEYTLDHGAVAIAAITSCTNTSNPSVMVGAALLARKAAERGLKSKPWVKTIMAPGSQVVDGYYNRADLWKDLEAVGFYLTGFGCASCIGNSGPLPTEVSEAINEYDLTATAVLSGNRNFEGRISPDVKMNYLASPLLVIAYAIAGTMDFDFETQPLGQDQDGNDVFLKDVWPSSEEIESTIAGAISREMYEADYADVFKGDEAWQNLDVPQGKTFAWKDDSTYIRKAPYFDGMPTEPNPVEDIKGARVLAKLGDSVTTDHISPASSIKPGTPAANYLDENGVERQDYNSFGSRRGNHEVMVRGTFANIRLRNQLVDIAGGYTLDFTQEGAPQAFIYDAAQNYAEQNIPLVVLAGKEYGTGSSRDWAAKGTNLLGVKAVITESFERIHRSNLIGMGVIPLQFPEGQSHESLGLDGTETFDISGITALNEGDAIPETVKVTATKADGSTVEFDAKVRIDTPGEADYYRHGGILQYVLRQMVK